From the genome of Elusimicrobiota bacterium, one region includes:
- a CDS encoding zf-HC2 domain-containing protein, with protein sequence MSRSDHDTLNKLLYDYYDGEIDPSQKIAVEAHLTVCRECARELDSWRRTAGVLFAKRNIEAPGDFAEGVMRRIEKKQEDGWWARLCRRPRLALAGAAALAFAFYFAQPEPKPPVSEETLAGAEIEPGADLDFEEWVAGEASGEDDDRSIGTAIEEYFL encoded by the coding sequence ATGAGCCGTTCGGATCACGATACCTTAAACAAGCTTCTTTACGACTATTACGACGGGGAAATCGATCCTTCCCAAAAAATCGCCGTGGAGGCTCATTTGACCGTTTGCCGTGAATGCGCCCGGGAGCTCGATTCATGGCGTCGAACGGCCGGAGTTTTATTCGCCAAGCGCAACATCGAAGCGCCGGGTGATTTTGCCGAAGGCGTGATGCGCCGCATCGAAAAAAAACAGGAGGACGGTTGGTGGGCGCGTCTTTGTCGGCGGCCGCGACTGGCGCTGGCCGGGGCCGCGGCTTTGGCGTTTGCGTTTTATTTTGCGCAACCTGAGCCTAAACCGCCTGTTTCCGAGGAAACCCTGGCCGGCGCCGAGATTGAGCCGGGAGCGGATTTGGATTTTGAGGAATGGGTGGCGGGCGAAGCATCTGGGGAGGATGACGATCGTTCGATCGGCACCGCCATCGAAGAGTATTTTTTATAG
- the glgC gene encoding glucose-1-phosphate adenylyltransferase, translating into MISLQPSVLAIVMAGGKGERLYPLTKERSKPAVPFAGKYRIVDFALSNLMNSKITACYVLVQYRSQSLIEHLRVGWPTRGLTSREFLTVVPPQMMEGETWYRGTADAVAQNINLVKDFRCDLVAVFSADHVYRMDVRQMIAFHMEKAADVTIAGIPVTLEQAKRLGVMEVDGQGRAVGFEEKSSEPKAMPGQPDQALASMGNYLFNRDVLISILEEGQRRQGGHDFGKTIFPELIADRKVYVYDFKINRIPGAQAHEAPWYWRDVGALEDYWQAHMDILGRKPVLDLANPQWPILGSHFEGPASHFFSGSVEDTLMADGCQIDGARIVRSVLGRGVRVRAGAQIEESVIMDHVTIGKNVRLRKAIVDRFNVVPDGSEIGFDPKKDGERYFIGANGLVVLPRARR; encoded by the coding sequence ATGATTTCTCTTCAACCTTCCGTATTGGCGATTGTGATGGCCGGGGGCAAGGGCGAGCGGCTGTATCCTCTGACCAAGGAGCGCTCCAAGCCCGCGGTGCCTTTTGCCGGCAAATACCGCATCGTTGATTTTGCCCTGAGCAATCTGATGAATTCCAAAATCACGGCGTGTTATGTGTTGGTTCAATACCGCTCTCAATCGTTGATCGAACATTTGAGGGTAGGCTGGCCGACGCGGGGATTGACCAGCCGGGAATTTTTGACGGTGGTGCCGCCTCAAATGATGGAAGGGGAAACCTGGTACCGGGGCACGGCCGATGCCGTGGCCCAAAACATCAATTTGGTCAAGGACTTTCGCTGCGACTTGGTGGCCGTGTTCAGCGCGGATCATGTGTACCGGATGGACGTGCGCCAGATGATCGCCTTCCATATGGAGAAAGCGGCTGATGTGACCATCGCCGGGATCCCCGTGACGTTGGAGCAGGCTAAACGTTTGGGCGTCATGGAGGTGGATGGGCAAGGCCGGGCCGTCGGTTTTGAGGAAAAATCCAGTGAACCCAAGGCCATGCCGGGCCAGCCGGATCAGGCCCTGGCTTCCATGGGCAATTATCTTTTCAACCGGGATGTCTTGATTTCCATTTTGGAAGAGGGCCAGCGCCGCCAGGGCGGCCATGATTTCGGCAAAACGATTTTTCCGGAGCTGATCGCCGACCGAAAAGTCTATGTTTATGATTTTAAAATCAACAGAATCCCCGGCGCTCAGGCGCATGAGGCGCCTTGGTACTGGCGCGACGTGGGCGCGCTCGAGGATTATTGGCAGGCGCATATGGATATTTTGGGACGCAAACCGGTTCTTGATCTCGCCAATCCTCAGTGGCCGATTTTAGGTTCCCATTTCGAAGGCCCGGCCAGTCATTTTTTTAGCGGAAGCGTGGAGGATACGTTGATGGCCGACGGCTGCCAAATCGATGGAGCCCGCATTGTCCGCAGCGTGTTGGGCCGCGGCGTGCGCGTGAGGGCCGGGGCCCAAATCGAGGAATCCGTGATCATGGATCATGTCACCATCGGAAAAAATGTCCGCCTCAGAAAAGCGATCGTGGACCGTTTTAACGTGGTGCCCGACGGATCGGAAATCGGGTTCGATCCCAAAAAAGACGGAGAACGCTATTTTATCGGCGCCAACGGCCTGGTGGTTTTGCCTCGGGCGCGGCGTTAG
- a CDS encoding periplasmic heavy metal sensor encodes MSKRIVSIAFAGLCAALLSGPLSAEDGHGGRNNKEHWRGRFDRMKKELNLTDEQDKKLKEHRKTHRKKAEALHEERRMKKEALRGELEKSEMDKGKIQSIHGELKSIDGKLADHRLEGILAVSEILTPEQRKKFHEKMRAKKGKKRGHDKEGREKKRERPKDAD; translated from the coding sequence ATGAGCAAAAGAATCGTTTCCATCGCGTTCGCGGGGTTGTGCGCCGCGCTTCTATCAGGGCCGTTGTCGGCTGAGGACGGCCATGGCGGGCGTAACAACAAAGAACATTGGAGAGGCAGATTTGATCGCATGAAAAAAGAATTGAATCTGACCGATGAGCAGGATAAAAAACTAAAGGAGCATCGGAAAACGCATCGGAAAAAAGCCGAAGCGCTTCATGAAGAGCGTCGCATGAAAAAGGAAGCCTTGAGGGGGGAGCTTGAAAAATCCGAGATGGATAAGGGCAAAATCCAATCCATTCACGGCGAGCTAAAAAGCATCGACGGCAAACTGGCGGATCATCGTTTGGAGGGAATTTTAGCGGTGAGCGAGATTTTAACCCCGGAGCAGCGCAAAAAATTTCACGAAAAAATGCGCGCCAAAAAAGGCAAAAAACGCGGGCACGATAAAGAAGGCCGTGAAAAAAAGAGGGAGCGTCCGAAGGACGCGGATTAG
- a CDS encoding TolC family protein, protein MHRFLIFFTLALAAPAAGEPLSWDACLAEAAAGNPDLEAARAALAKARIDRQAALSPFLPQLSGGADTSENRTLGLGVSSREYGWSLSARQNLFSGFRDYAGRSRTSAALDSAQAGYEDAAARVTLELRRAFTALLYAQEQTVLTLEIAARRRENARLVELRYEAGREHRGSYLRSNASWKQAEFEVAQAKRALRVAQRELLSVLGRGPFEVVAATGSLWAVEAPQGNPDFMELVRRTPVYRIAEAQVRSAQAGVTAADGRFYPDLDASVSLSRSGEQWPPEQPRRLSAGLSLSFPFFPGGGNFFGAASSRAERRRAQADFLSAQYSSALDLENAFAFYQDAAERTAVQEQFLEAARVRAQIARSQYTSGLISFQEWDLIENDLIASQKSWLSALRDAANAQAAWDRVQGKGSL, encoded by the coding sequence ATGCACCGTTTTTTGATCTTTTTCACATTGGCGCTGGCTGCGCCTGCCGCCGGAGAGCCTTTAAGCTGGGACGCTTGCCTTGCCGAGGCCGCGGCCGGCAACCCTGATCTTGAGGCGGCGCGGGCGGCGTTGGCTAAGGCGCGCATCGATCGCCAGGCGGCCTTGAGTCCTTTTCTGCCGCAGCTTTCCGGGGGGGCCGATACATCCGAGAACCGCACTTTGGGACTGGGCGTTTCAAGCCGGGAATATGGATGGAGTTTATCCGCCAGGCAGAATTTATTTTCAGGATTCCGTGATTACGCCGGTCGATCCCGTACGTCGGCTGCCCTGGATTCGGCGCAAGCCGGCTATGAAGACGCCGCGGCCCGGGTGACTCTGGAATTACGTCGAGCCTTCACCGCTCTTTTATACGCTCAGGAACAGACGGTGTTGACTTTGGAGATCGCGGCGCGCCGCCGGGAGAACGCGCGCCTGGTGGAACTTCGCTACGAGGCCGGGCGCGAGCACCGGGGCTCTTATCTGCGCAGCAATGCCTCGTGGAAACAGGCGGAATTTGAAGTGGCCCAAGCCAAACGCGCCCTGCGCGTGGCGCAGCGCGAGCTTTTAAGCGTGTTGGGCCGCGGTCCCTTCGAGGTCGTGGCCGCAACCGGCAGCTTGTGGGCCGTGGAGGCGCCTCAAGGCAATCCTGATTTTATGGAGCTTGTGCGGCGCACGCCGGTTTACCGCATCGCCGAGGCCCAGGTCCGTTCGGCGCAAGCGGGCGTGACCGCGGCGGACGGCCGGTTTTATCCTGATTTGGATGCGTCGGTTTCCCTGTCGCGCTCCGGGGAACAATGGCCGCCGGAGCAACCCAGGCGATTGTCCGCCGGACTTTCGTTGAGCTTTCCGTTTTTTCCGGGCGGCGGCAATTTTTTCGGGGCCGCTTCATCCCGGGCCGAGCGCCGCCGCGCCCAAGCCGATTTTTTAAGCGCGCAATACAGCTCGGCCCTTGATCTGGAAAACGCGTTCGCTTTTTATCAGGATGCGGCCGAGCGCACCGCGGTGCAGGAACAGTTTTTGGAGGCGGCGCGCGTGCGCGCCCAAATCGCGCGCAGCCAATACACCAGCGGCTTGATTTCTTTTCAAGAATGGGACTTGATCGAAAATGATTTGATTGCGAGCCAGAAGTCCTGGTTGTCCGCTCTAAGGGACGCGGCCAACGCCCAAGCCGCCTGGGACCGGGTTCAGGGCAAAGGGAGTCTGTAA
- a CDS encoding sigma-70 family RNA polymerase sigma factor translates to MIEDFEIIRRVRSGQQELFALLIKKHQGDVFGLCCSLLSDQTEAQDAAQEIFLKAYRAFGSFREDSSFATWLYRIGVNHCRDLLRAKSRRKTESLDHLMERHAQKIERLLSDSVANARSAEDAELIERLLSALPEDYRIILTLREAQGLSYQEIAETLDCSLDAVKARLRRARQALLKARDTF, encoded by the coding sequence ATGATCGAAGATTTCGAGATTATCCGGCGCGTCCGTTCGGGGCAACAAGAGCTGTTTGCCCTGCTGATCAAAAAGCATCAGGGGGATGTGTTCGGCCTGTGTTGTTCCTTATTGTCCGATCAAACCGAAGCCCAGGACGCGGCTCAAGAAATTTTTCTTAAAGCCTATCGCGCGTTTGGGTCTTTTCGCGAGGATTCTTCCTTTGCCACATGGCTGTATCGCATCGGCGTTAATCATTGCCGGGATTTGCTCAGAGCCAAGAGCCGGAGAAAAACCGAGTCCTTGGATCATTTGATGGAGCGCCATGCGCAAAAAATAGAACGGCTGTTGTCCGATTCGGTGGCCAACGCCCGTTCGGCCGAGGATGCCGAGTTGATCGAGCGTCTGTTATCAGCGTTGCCGGAAGATTATCGGATTATCCTAACGCTCAGGGAGGCTCAGGGGTTAAGTTATCAAGAAATCGCCGAAACTTTGGATTGTTCGCTTGACGCGGTGAAAGCGCGCCTGCGCCGCGCCCGCCAAGCGCTGCTGAAAGCCCGCGACACTTTTTGA
- the galT gene encoding galactose-1-phosphate uridylyltransferase, which translates to MPELRRDPIYGRWVIIATERAKRPMEFPREDDPPANESDCPFCEGHEGKTPPEIMAYRPSGGAKDGPGWWVRVVPNKFPALQTEGDLNHRGEGVYDWMDGVGAHEVIIEGPAHTHQFHELEAAKAEDVLWSYRERILDLKKDPRMQYILIFKNHGKAAGASLSHPHAQLIALPMVPVLVKQELSGGRQYYEFCKRCLFCDLISQEINVKTRLIEENEGFVSFAPFAGRFPFECWIVPKRHESHYENSPKNILVQCSGILRSTLKRMDVVLKNAPFNYIIHSAPLREESMASFHWHIEIIPKLTQVAGFEWGTGCYINPTPPENAADYLRRAVDSGASTGHGSR; encoded by the coding sequence ATGCCCGAGCTCAGACGCGACCCTATTTACGGGCGATGGGTGATTATCGCCACGGAACGCGCCAAGCGGCCCATGGAATTCCCGCGCGAAGACGATCCCCCGGCCAATGAGTCCGATTGCCCGTTCTGCGAAGGCCATGAAGGCAAAACGCCGCCGGAAATCATGGCCTATCGTCCATCGGGCGGCGCCAAGGACGGACCCGGCTGGTGGGTCCGCGTGGTGCCCAATAAATTTCCGGCGCTTCAAACCGAAGGCGACTTAAACCACCGGGGCGAAGGGGTTTATGACTGGATGGACGGCGTCGGCGCCCACGAAGTCATCATCGAAGGCCCGGCGCACACCCATCAATTTCATGAACTCGAAGCCGCCAAGGCCGAGGATGTGCTGTGGTCCTACCGCGAACGCATACTGGATTTAAAAAAAGACCCGCGGATGCAGTACATTTTGATTTTCAAAAACCACGGCAAAGCTGCGGGCGCGAGCCTAAGTCATCCTCATGCGCAATTGATCGCGCTGCCCATGGTTCCGGTTCTGGTCAAACAGGAACTCAGCGGCGGCCGTCAGTATTATGAATTCTGCAAACGCTGCCTTTTTTGCGATCTCATCAGCCAGGAGATCAACGTCAAAACGCGCCTGATCGAAGAAAACGAGGGCTTCGTGTCCTTTGCGCCGTTCGCCGGCCGCTTCCCCTTCGAATGCTGGATTGTTCCCAAGCGCCACGAAAGCCACTATGAGAACAGCCCAAAAAATATCCTCGTCCAATGCTCGGGCATCCTGCGATCCACCCTTAAAAGAATGGACGTGGTCTTAAAAAACGCGCCGTTTAACTACATCATTCATTCGGCTCCGCTCCGGGAAGAATCCATGGCCTCGTTCCACTGGCATATCGAAATCATCCCCAAACTCACCCAAGTGGCCGGCTTTGAATGGGGCACGGGCTGCTATATCAACCCCACACCGCCGGAGAATGCCGCCGATTACCTGCGCCGGGCCGTGGACTCCGGCGCGTCGACCGGACATGGCTCCCGTTAA
- a CDS encoding glycogen synthase, which yields MPPITCAGPWTPARRPDMAPVKTRLKVLLAASEMVPYCKTGGLADVVGALAAYLPPHVDLAVFLPRYKALRQNDTFAALDDDFVVPLAGQKERVRLFKNASVFLVDHPLFDREGLYGIGGRDHPDNARRFTLFSRAVLEGAKSIGFKPDIIHGHDWQTGLIPAYLKTLYAQDAFFHRTGSLITIHNIAYQGVFPQETLRDTGLPPEDFHMHKLEFYGQMNFLKAGLVYADYISTVSQNYAREIKNSKDKGAGLEGVLLARRDVLTGILNGIDTNIWNPQTDPYLSANYDPVKNIGGGLTIKTQNKTKLQKTLGLKPDPKVFFLGMVSRLDPQKGIDWAIEVLPRFLGEGAVQAVILGTGDPAYEKAAKELSRRHGKSFKAVFEFNDPLAHQIYAASDGFLMPSRFEPCGLGQMIAMRYGALPIVAQTGGLADTVTPDKGFLMDDSTAAGLSRAIVQALDCYQKDPSRWKIMVKQAAQTDFSWAASIKRYLELYRLAQTKVAAS from the coding sequence ATGCCGCCGATTACCTGCGCCGGGCCGTGGACTCCGGCGCGTCGACCGGACATGGCTCCCGTTAAAACGCGCTTGAAAGTCCTTCTCGCGGCCAGTGAGATGGTCCCCTATTGCAAGACCGGAGGGCTGGCCGACGTGGTCGGCGCTCTGGCCGCGTACCTGCCGCCTCATGTCGATTTAGCCGTGTTTCTGCCCAGGTACAAAGCCTTGCGGCAAAACGACACATTCGCCGCGCTTGACGACGATTTCGTCGTTCCTCTCGCCGGACAAAAAGAACGGGTCAGGCTTTTTAAAAATGCTTCCGTCTTTTTAGTCGATCATCCCCTGTTTGACCGTGAAGGGCTCTATGGAATCGGCGGGCGCGATCATCCCGACAATGCGCGCCGCTTCACCTTGTTTTCCCGCGCGGTCCTGGAAGGGGCCAAATCGATCGGATTCAAACCCGATATCATCCACGGCCATGACTGGCAAACCGGGCTTATTCCGGCTTATTTGAAAACGCTCTACGCCCAGGACGCTTTTTTTCACCGCACCGGCAGCCTGATCACCATTCACAATATCGCCTATCAAGGCGTTTTTCCCCAAGAAACGCTGCGCGACACGGGCCTTCCGCCCGAGGATTTTCATATGCATAAACTGGAATTTTACGGCCAAATGAACTTTCTTAAAGCGGGCTTGGTTTATGCGGATTACATTTCAACCGTCAGTCAGAACTATGCCCGCGAAATTAAAAACTCAAAAGATAAGGGAGCCGGGTTGGAAGGCGTCCTTCTGGCGCGCCGTGATGTTTTAACCGGCATTTTAAACGGCATCGACACCAATATCTGGAACCCACAAACCGATCCCTATTTGTCCGCCAATTACGATCCTGTTAAGAATATCGGCGGCGGCTTAACGATAAAAACGCAGAATAAAACCAAGCTTCAAAAAACCTTGGGCCTTAAACCTGACCCCAAGGTTTTTTTCTTGGGCATGGTCAGCCGCCTGGACCCCCAGAAAGGCATTGATTGGGCGATTGAAGTTTTGCCCCGCTTCTTAGGCGAGGGCGCGGTTCAAGCCGTCATTTTAGGCACGGGCGATCCCGCCTATGAAAAAGCCGCGAAGGAATTATCCCGGCGTCACGGCAAAAGCTTCAAGGCGGTTTTCGAATTCAACGATCCCCTGGCCCATCAAATTTATGCGGCGAGCGACGGCTTTTTGATGCCGTCGCGCTTTGAACCCTGCGGCCTGGGTCAAATGATCGCCATGCGCTACGGCGCTCTGCCCATTGTCGCTCAAACCGGAGGCTTGGCGGACACGGTAACCCCGGATAAAGGTTTTCTCATGGATGATTCAACGGCCGCGGGCTTAAGCCGCGCCATCGTTCAAGCGCTCGATTGTTATCAAAAGGACCCGAGCCGATGGAAAATAATGGTCAAACAGGCCGCGCAAACTGATTTCAGCTGGGCCGCGTCCATCAAGCGCTATCTTGAGCTTTACCGGCTGGCGCAAACAAAGGTCGCGGCAAGCTAA